The Zeugodacus cucurbitae isolate PBARC_wt_2022May chromosome 4, idZeuCucr1.2, whole genome shotgun sequence genome includes the window TCGCAGCGCTGTCTGCTGTCAATATGCAAGGCGTTGAAGGCGAGAcggcaaaattatttaattcactGTAGCTGCGGCAACGATGCCGACGTCGTCTACGAAATTAGTTAGACACCGACAAAGTGTTcattgttacatacatacatacacaaattgaAGCGTTTGCAAAAGATGAGATGTGAAGATACGATTATTCGACTAGTTGATTGTTCGagcgtttattgttgttggttcgCATTGAAGTGACGTATAATCCATAGTAGAAGGTTTCTCcaagtaaacaaatacatacacacgcgTAGTCCGTATGTTAGTCTGTCATGCGTATAATAATAATGTGAAGAGGAAAGCGAAATAATTATTAAGTACATAAGTCGAGCTATTTATAACTTtcatcataaatacatatatgtatatatatatataagcgtcAACATAAAattcactcacacacatacacgcatacgCAACAATACACAGAGTGCGTAGATTTTGTATAAGTATATGAGTGTATTCGGAACACAGGCACACATTTATAAGTAGTcataaattaacatttaaatCCATACACACACAACAGCATCATTCATGCGTCATTTCATTCCCTTTTGCTTTGTTCTTCGATTGCATCAAAAAAAACTGTGATAAATATCATTTTCATATCGGATGTAAACCCTAGCAATGCCAGCATTGagcataatatttttcaaaaatatttattaaattaattaaataaaaaattcttaagaataaaatacatatatgaccttaccaaaaattagtttattttgctattgtttactTTGTATGTAATTAGCAGTGCATATCAAAACCCATAAATACAGCAGTAATCCTGAAATAGCAAACAGATTAATCGTCAAGCCAGTTCGTTGTATTGaaattttcgttaattcgagtactcacttagaggtatgttttgcaataaaaattagttaaatttcctaaaattgcaacataataaattattcgtGAAAAACATTACAGAACAATTCAAATGTtgctttaaagaaaataatgtgTAATGTCAaactattttttagaatttatcggataaattattcaaaaatggaCCAATTCAGGAAATTCTCCACTACtgaatgttttctttttgtagCTGCAGCTCATATTTTTCAAAggttttccttttaaattctAACATCTTTTTTGGGCTTTCTatgaatttcaatattattttctactttAGTTTTACTTTGCACATGCTTTTAGAAAGCGAAAGTAATACAAATCTTTTTTGAACTCTATCGTGGTAaatgactttattttattttaaactcttTCTCTGTCTTCTTCAtattgttcgttaaaccgagtgaTATTTTGTCCATATATGAACTTTTATTACAGAAATAAACCATCATTATAATATAAGGACTAGGATATTGAATTTGGAATCAATCTAATATAACCTcattttaaaaaacaaaaggttttcaattttaaataaaaaacgtcacacatttcaattaaattattgttttttttcattaaacttcgttgcattattatacaatatatccATCATAACCTCAATTCACGATGCTAaaattatgcatttatatgtCTGCCGACACTAGACATATGCGTGAGAcacgtttgttttgttttcatttttattttagacagaCTGTTAAtacattcaattaaaatttatatcaatttttctgaaaaaaaatatattcaaagtaaCATTTTGCTTACAAACCTTTTCGAAATATGCGCTGtaaaattactaataaatattataaatagattactagaaaataataataatcagtctgacaaatacatatgaataatctcaaaaattttcaaaatccttAAAATCAATACACTTAAAGGCACTACAATAGCCAAGATTTCAAGAAGCCATATGACACCtactaaacataaatatatttacatttattcacGAAATTGCGATTGAGCGTacacttttaattaatatttgtagcAACACGAAATTGACGACtttatacagcaacaacaataatattgcaTAGAAACTCCAGTGAAACGTATTAAAggaacttacatacatatattatatacaaataaataaacgtatTGATATTTgctctcatacatacatatgtactttgtaGACAGATTTATACTGCCAAATATTAAATGCACTACAAgcgaaattatatacaaaccTACGTACACCAACAAgtttccataaaaaaaattattaaaattattacggTACATATGCACGAAAGCTTTCGAAGATTTCTATAACAATAACAGAACTATTATATAGtccaataaaaatcaataaaaagccTTATACATAAAATTCTGGTTTataattgcaatttttcaaaaaaatatttatactagtATGACGTTTTGTGGAAAGGTAAGTGCCAGTGAGGGGTCTTGAGTTGTTGGTAAAAAATCTTTGTTTTCTCCTTTTATTCCAGTGTAAAATTATAAGCCTGTATGCCTTTTCCAAAACTGATGATGTCGAACCATGATTCCTGTACACCTCAATATGCTGAATATATTCATTAAAGTCTCGTTTAACATATTCGATCTCATAGTCAGCCAATTAAGGAAGCCCTGGTTAACATATATCGACTATTTATGGAATGGTATTAATCCCTGTCCTCGCAAGttcatatttcactttatacCCTAACCTACATTTCGTTTAGCAATATATTGTAGCTTGCAATAACGGAACGAAATATTCACATCGAAATACCTTACATTGACTTCATTCAAGATACATTGGGGTTTCCTCGAACTATCGTTTGCTGGACAGAATCAAACTGTGTTCGAAATTATTGTTATCTGTGCAGCATGTCGAGAGAGTTTCTTTGTTGATTTTTACAAATATCAGGCAATTGAAAaccaaatgaaatttaatggaaacatgaaaacatataaattttacgCTCAGAAAGAGAGTAGTATAAAAAGTGCTCAATCTGTTATCAAACAACAAACACTGATAAGAAGTAATGTgaatatctgaaaatatttcTCTCACGTtactgattttttgtttatgagtttttaactttactgtgtgtgtgtgtctctatgTAGTCACATAATGGAATCTGTCAGTAGACTCTAGTTTACTGCAATTTCTAAAGATGGAGCGGTctcccttaaaaatatatttccttatCTAGCTATTAAGAGATCTTCTACTTTTACACGTTTAGAAACCgcgtttaaggggttaggggtagtcaggatttacaaaaaatcaattttttttttatatttctcgtTACGTgtagttgatccgataattacttttcgccTTATTCGACAAATATCAAAGAGCGCTCTGGCACTCCAAACGCTAGCGTTTTTCGCAAAACTGTGTTTATTGAACTGATAACAACTGTAACTTGAAAACCGgttagtagattttaatgaaatttatacagattttagaatacataaaaacctagaaaaaaatttactgaggccgaaaaaaaacaataaagcttCGACCAGCCCcaatatctatttataaaactaatgtttttatccgattgattttagataaatctccaaggacttatgattgtcacataaaagctataactttggaaattatattttttttttcaaattttcgtgacgtCAGTTCAAAACAATATGTAATAATTCCAATTCAGTTCAGTGATTCtcttcaaatatgtatgttgagGCCAAATTATAACTGATGCATGATCTGATAATGCCCACTGTTTGTTCGATTTGTTACTCGTCAAATTATGATGAGTCAATAGCCTTGTTATTTATAATGCCCAGtttcacaaacaacaaaaatctgcCTTCTTCCTCTAATATACAGGATATATTCTTTTATAGATGCCCACTGTacaattttttcgatgttctcactttaaagattttaaattttcttaacagCAGAGTTGCATAGCACCGCcaataaaaatactttgaaaTCACTTTGGTCCACTTATCGAAAAGTTTTTACTCAAAAGGCACACAAATAATATGTTCGTGGGATATGAGGAGGACAAAAGTCTTTGACCGCCGATCAATGCTCATACAATCAACATTGTGAATGTAggcttgtatttgtttttggcaACAAGAGAATATTCGGTAAGAGAATATTCGCGTTGTTCGCGGAAGTATGCGCATGTACTGTAgtaagacatacatatgtatatataaactcgCACacagttaatattatttaatattatatatatgtatgcacgacTGTGGCCTATTTAATTCTATTCGATATCGTTCTGATTGTTGTATTCACGCAGCGAAAACTTTCCGCTtctcaatacaaaaaaaactgcaataataataaaatccacTGACctgatttttctaaaataaaatacccTCACAACTTAATATAAGCTGTTCATCGATAATGCCCAGCACAATTCAATACAGATTATTTATCCATAAAACGAAGAAGTCTATAGCCAAAGCCGTAAagagtttgtatgtatttatacacgCTATTTAGTTAATTCTGAATCATGTATAGAAATGGAAATTTCTACATATTTGTAGTGGTCAAGAAGCTCAGATGGTTAGAGTACAGGAAGAGTATGTATGTTTCCGCTAAAAGCACTGTTCGTCATATGCGCCTACTTATTATTGTAGTTGAAACCAGACATATTACGATTCAATGAAGGCTTGAGATTTGCAAAGTAAACTGAAAACTACTTTAATAATCGCGGAGCATGGAATGGTATCAATTGAATACTTCAATTTAAATATACGCAGCGCAGCATTCATTTAGCTAGTTCAATCATAAGATCGGGAAGCATCATTTGGATATATGGGTACACAAGGAATATACCGAATTTTGATATTTCTTGTAACCAAATTGAATGCTATTAATTATTAGTCGTAGAACGTTTCATCAAATAACAGAGTTTCTGTGTGCACCAATAGACCGATTTTGcgcattttcaagttttataaaAGTGTCTCAAGATTTATTCAAGTTATCTGTTGTATGAACAGGTGgatcaataatatatatattggacCAATCCCcctaatttttttggtatatagaaccttcaatatatataaacaatcgTCGATAGTTTGTAGCTCAAATAAAAGGTTTTGCGGATCAATCTACTCTCTTTCAATCGTAAGTTTAGTTCTTCAGAAAactttgacatttttatactctcgcaacaaaagttgctaagagagtattatagttttgtccacataacggttgtttgtaagttctaaaactaaacgagttagatatagggttatatataccaaagtggtcagggtgacgagtaaagttcaaatccggatgtctgtctgtccgtccgtgcaagctgtaacttgagtaaaaattaagatagtATCCAATGGAAGTCATTAAGGAAGTAACTGGGAAGCAGTTGGAAACATCTCTTAGAATTATCTGATATTAATGCTATTGATCTATCTGCTTTCCTGATAAACATTCAAAATTATTAGCGGTAAACATATGGACACGCGTTTTGTTTCCTTCTTTTAtgtttaataacaaataatgtatttataacAGTTATTTCCCACTTAAACCAGAAGTAAACTTTCTGGCAAGAACAAGCAGAGAAATGTCCAATCGTTTTTATTTCGGTATTTAGTCATTGAGATAGCTATTTTATACGAAAGCTAATACCAAGAAGTACTACTTCATATCAACCAAATCATCCATTAATGCGCAAATTCCGTAATGAAGGTCCACATTTCCATGAAATGATATTACGAGTATAGCTACTAGGTAGGTAAATTTTTGTTTCTATGCTTTAATTCTTTTTTAGTCAAATTACATTGCTTATGCAAGTACTgagtattattttaataaatataatccaATTTATTGTATTAACTGACTCTAGATATGAGTTATATTAAGAGTGCTAATTAGAGTCAAGGCTTAATCGTGCAATAAGAATACCAAAGGTACGTcgcaaaatgttgtttattactACTTAAATGCGCACTTATTACTCACactcatataaaaatacatatgtctatcctcattacttgtatgtatgttaggtATGTGTGTACTACTCACTGTTTGCTTGTATTCATGTAGACTCTTATTTTACTCGGATGTAACCGAGGACATTTGTATGctgttttatttatacaaacacacacacacatctattcATACAGTTCCACATATGTAAATGGAAAATCGACGTCCTAGGCGTGATATGCTTGACTAGTCAACGCAGTGGTCAGTCAAAAAGGAATCTAGGTCAATGCATAAACTATGTTATATTGTATTAGTTCGTTAATGATATATGCTTATTTATTTCCAGTTGTGTGCCGAAGGGGAACAATGTCGCACCAATAATAATCTAGCAGATGATATAAAAAGCCatgcatgaaaatgaaatgtccTTCTTCTCTACTTTATTTATGCATCTTTTATTTGATGCGTTTTGTATATCCTTACGCCAGCGAAAGCATACCATTTCAGAactaaaagtgaatgaaatttattacgCATTTGACTTCGGAGTCATATGTATGCACTAACGGATACTTcattttaaaactttcaatgATTGCTCCATGTTTGAAGCCTTCACGGCCCTAAGTCCTTCCTAACCCTAACAATCCTTCCTAAGACTAACCGATGTGTCTCATCTCCTCATCTCCTGTAACACAAATTACCTAAAACTTATACTTTAAAGGGGCCGAAGTGGATCATACACTTGTTTATAGATCATACAGCTTAGACTAATGTAAGAGAGTCCTTTGAATTTACTAACTTTTTGCAAGACGCAAATTTCCAGTTCACTTTTATAATTCACCGCCGCATTTTGAAAGCTTAATCGGGTACCCTTTCGTATAAATTGTGATTTTCAGTTGTTCATGCTTCGTCCTTAGTGTATTTAATAAAGCCACCACAAAACTGTCGTTGCTGTGCATAAAGAGTGCTGagaatgcatatatatatgtatgtacattgataACTGtggaattatttacatatgtatgtcaatattcggtttacacatacatataatcaaTTCGCTGTTATAAAACGGAATACGTGACTTTCGGTCTGTCGCTGTACATCTGTTGACGTCACAATCTTGTAACCAAATAGACAAATACAAAGTCATGCATggaaaatgatgatgatgattgatTTTATGTAATGTTATAGACATACTTGCGTTGTCTCTGcgtattaaattatacaaataatcgtgatattgaaattttgaaatgattttaCGTTTGAAAATTCGTCTCTTTCACTCATATGCAACACATTGTGACTATGTATCAAAGCACTAAGTAGTATTCTGCTTATACTATAGGTGAAACTATATCTACGTTACAGACTCTCATTGCAGCTTATATGTTTCAACTATGATAGAATAATCAAGAACGAAAAATATTATCACATGCTtactttatttgaataaaattagttatatattaaccgatacCCGACTTAAAGTCCACCAAAGGGGTGAATCCTCCGAAATATTTTCAcgcattttatatttgtatataaaatccGCTGGAATAACGAATGACATTATGTGTAGTATATACTAAATTgattttatcaaatattaattCCGATCACAATGTGTATCAGTCTGGTATCTGGTGACACTCATTAAAGGCATTGATACTTGATTTGTGTATTGTAGAGTGGAAGAACCTAagggaatttaaaattatatgctaTTTCACCTGAAAATCGGCTTTGTCACGCCCATGGTCgtaatttcaatatatacaaTGGTTGGAAGGTGGACATGCTTATTATCTTATATCTGACTCAAAGTGGGTTCTGAATAAGATATGACTAATTCATTTGTAGCTTTATGTGTCCGTAGCCATACCACTTTAGACAGTATGGAATGGATAGTAAAGTGCAAACTAAACTAAGCGGTGAAAGttaaatgcgaaaaattttaatttgtcaataaaaaatatctgtTGCAAAACATTAAATGTCGAAAATAGGGCAATAGGTTAATATTCGCGTGAAATAACATGCTTCAAACATATGGACACGAACAATTCGCCGCAAATATGAACATAAAGTTTAAGTTTGACACACTTCTCTTCATAAAATACTTCCAAATCACATACAAGTGTCAGTAAACACACTATTTTACATtcgaaataagcaaataaacatTAACATAGTTTTTTGTTTACGAAATTCAACATCAAGTTtgagataattaaatttatttacataaattcgtGGGCATAACCATAACAGAGCTGAGGAGCATGAGACCAATGGAATGAGTGTAAAGGTTAAAGTATTTCTTATCGCTTTGATCGCAAATACATTTGAGAATGCACACGTCACTTTCAACATCTCAATAAAACTCTGCCGTGATTAGCTTAATGTGATTTGCTGCAAAATTTTGATAACATCGGTCCTTCTCTTTAGTCTTTACCTTTATTTCTATAGTTTGGTTggctttcaaatatatattcggATTTTAAGCTGACTAAagctctttttatattttccaaagaAAAAAGTGTATGCCTCCTGGTTATAAATCCAAAATAAAGTATAACGGAATTTCCCAATACTCTTAGACTTTGCGCTGTTCTGGTGGCGTGAACTGTATGCGTATCTTTCGGGAGTACTTCcgcaaaacaatgaaaaatttacCACCTATTATTCTCCGGAAGAGACATAAAAgtaatatatacaacaaaaaatttggcatggaaacaatgaaataaatgtatgtaagtgttaAGGGAAATCAGAACAAGTAAATAAACTGTTTATTTTCACACGTCATTTTAATGATTTCTTTTATGGTTCAACTGATTAAATGGAGAAGAGTAAACAAATAATCATTTTATGCTTGGAAATATCTACTCAAATGCGCAGGGTACTTTTGCCTGAGATATCTATGCCGAAATTAACCAGAAATTTTCAAATGTGTACTTATCTTTATAACCTGcgaatattattttgtaaaatcaGTTATTTATCTAAAATGCGAAAGCAAtcgtttgttgttttactaTAACACTTAACACGGGCGCGTGTGTTGAATGTTTGAGTACTACGCGGTAGATCGCGAGTTCAATACTGAAAACGGCAAAATTGtttaatcaagtgaagtgtacTTAtatcaataacaaataaatcaacGGTAAAACGCAGGACAACAAGTGTAATACTAATTACTGAAAACAGCACTTGAAACCTGTTGCTCTTACTGGTTTACCATAGGTGAAAAAGCTCGGCCCAAAACGCGTCTATTTCGAAATTGTCGATTATTGCCATCATATTTGCACATTATATATGTCTGCTAACAGTATGTCTCTATATATATTGATTGGCATTGAAAAAGAATAAGAACACTATGAAAAGCTCTAAACAGATAGAAAACTAAAGTTATCCACTAAGCAAGTTATTTTGGCAGGTGCGAAACAAAATGTTCAACAAGCTCCTCAAGCGGTTCCTTATTGTTGCGCTTCCTAATGTTAGTtgagtatttatgtgtgtgcattTAAGTTCGACCGAAAGTAATTTATAACCGTTTAATTTCAATTGCAGCTTCTCTTCATCACAAATGAACACTTCGGCCACGCAGCTCTCACTGGCCAATGCAACATATGTTTTCAGAGTGATATCGCCTGCCTGGATGAACAGAACTTTGCTGCTTGCGTAGACGAGGCGCCGCTCAATGTGCGTACACCCTGCCCACCAAACACGGTGTGCACTGCTGATAAAGGTATATGTCAAGCCACCGCCCGAGGTGCTGTACCCGTGTGCTACGAAGATCAGTGTGGAACATGTGCATCTGCGCAAAAGAATTTCGCCTGTCTCGACGAGACTATCTATGCCATCTGCTATGATGGTCAAACACCAGAACCGAGTTCCATAGAATCGTGTTCCGTCGGATATGTATGCGATTTGAAAAACCCTAAAATTTGTTCGCCTGCGCTAACAGCGATTGTGagtataaatttcataattagtGGATAGGACTTCTGATTAAAGGAAAGAATTGTCGTAATCTAATATCTACGGGCCCTCCctttattatttatagcctTCGTGCACCATAAGATCAACAACAGATACAACAACCATTACAACAACTGATACAACAACAGATACAGCTATCGTTACAACAACTGATACCACAGCAGATACAACTACTGATACTACGACAATAACGTATACAACAACAGATAGTACAACTGAAGACCCAACTTATACAACAACTGATACTACGTCTAAAACTGATACAACTACAAATGCGACCCCTATCCCTACGACAACAACTGTGACAATAACCGATACAACAACTTTTAGAACAACAGGATCAACTAGACCACCTAGAGATGCAACAACATTTTGTGCTGAAACGGCCAAGCAAGGAAGATTTAGACAGGATGGTGATACAACATGTGccaagtatgtatatgtagtaccAGTTTTCAATACGTTTCATCTAATAATTTAGTAAAGCTTCTAGTGTATAAGATTAGACACTATTTTTCAAGTATGCTAGTCATAACCTGAAATCAAACCTGTTTATAAAGTCAGTCAACCAATACCCAAACTGAGTTGAGCAACTTAAGTAGCCTTCGACCATAGTGAACATGCTTACATTTCTTTATAGAAAATGGTTTTACCCACAACTGTGGCTTTACTAACCCTtatcaaattatgtattttctGCTTTCAGATTTATTTACTGCTACCGTCTTGCTGGTCAATATTTGGGTCGTAAGTACGTTTGCCAGTACTATTTCAATGCAGTTACTCAAGAATGCCAAACGCAACGTCCGGAtgattgttaatatttatattatttaaaataattaatattatattatttaaaataaccgACAGATTTTCTCGAGATCATATGAAATAGATTGTACAATAAATTAACTCAACTATTAattgcttatatgtatattttaaaaattgagttcTTTGAAAGTATTCTATCCGAGTAAATGTGGGAGATGACCTCTGAAATCCTTTTAAATAGTGATTAGTTCTTAGTCATTTTTGTACTTTGAAAGAAGTCCGCATTCAAATCAAAATATCGTAAGCACTTGGAAAATCTCTAGAATCCTATCCCAGTAAAGTGAAACTGGTTTACAAATACCCCAACTTCACTATACAAAAGGACAGTCCAATAAGTACTTAACTTCATCGCCTCATTTCTACACTAtccataaaattttactatcataCGAGTTATTGCCAtctgtttgaaatatttcaattcaacGGAATTGAAAAGATAAAGAAGCActcgtaataataatattaaaagcaaaacttttttcttaaaaagcaTAAATTCCAAAACATTCCTATTCACTAGTATTCCAATAACGCTATTAGTCATTATTATATATGGATAACGATTAGGTCGCTGTATAGATCAAATTCGTCTTATATGCtttgatattaatttatttattcatgtaAGTAAGTTGGAATCGGTTAGTATGTTTTAAGacattttgtttgtaatttttattaggaaacaatataaaaataatttttcggtTCTTCTACGATGGACATTTATATGTGGAACTACATTTGTTTATAGTCGGATCATACAAGTTTCTACAAGTGTATGCCTGAGCAATCCAACGAGACCCTGGTTTGGAACAGACGATGTATCTGAAATATGGTTTAATCATTAAAATCGTATgatatatttagaaaatgttaAAACTGCGCACTTTTTGCAAGTAGGATCATCGGGTCGTGCAATGTTACCCTGTTCGCCGTGGTTTTCGCATATTTCCTCAAGAGTAAGTGTACGCTCAGTGGTTGTAATTGGAACTGGTGTTGAGGTTGTTGCTGGCGGACTCTGAGTGGGGCACTTATACGTTGCGGTGCAAAATTTCAGACCAGGATCAAACCATTGATTCGTAGGGCAGGTGCTAAGGTCTGCTTTCCACACATTGCCATTCTTTTTGCATCTAATAGATCTGAAATTTCGAACTTTATTTTAATGCACAAAATTAGAAGATAGGAATATGCTTACTTTTTACAGGTTACGTCATCAGGGAGTGGAATGGTTTCATCTTTGCCGTGCTTTTCGCATATTTCCTCAAGAGTAAGTGCATgttcagt containing:
- the LOC105214935 gene encoding mucin-5AC, with amino-acid sequence MFNKLLKRFLIVALPNLLFITNEHFGHAALTGQCNICFQSDIACLDEQNFAACVDEAPLNVRTPCPPNTVCTADKGICQATARGAVPVCYEDQCGTCASAQKNFACLDETIYAICYDGQTPEPSSIESCSVGYVCDLKNPKICSPALTAIPSCTIRSTTDTTTITTTDTTTDTAIVTTTDTTADTTTDTTTITYTTTDSTTEDPTYTTTDTTSKTDTTTNATPIPTTTTVTITDTTTFRTTGSTRPPRDATTFCAETAKQGRFRQDGDTTCAKFIYCYRLAGQYLGRKYVCQYYFNAVTQECQTQRPDDC